Proteins encoded by one window of Candidatus Sumerlaea chitinivorans:
- a CDS encoding Ribosome recycling factor yields MPLDAIYKEAKEKMHKAIEAVEHEFSTLRTGRASVALVDNIHVQAYGASMALKQLATISTPDSRTILITPFDRNMIGAIEKAIMAANIGLTPNNDGKAIRLTIPPLTEERRKELVKVARKMAEDGRVAVRNIRRHANEEIKKTEKMHEITEDDRKRAIDKVQEMTDKFIGEIDELLARKEKEIMEI; encoded by the coding sequence ATGCCACTCGATGCGATCTACAAAGAAGCGAAAGAAAAGATGCACAAAGCGATCGAGGCCGTGGAGCACGAATTCAGCACGCTGCGCACGGGCCGCGCCTCCGTGGCGCTCGTGGATAATATTCACGTGCAGGCGTACGGGGCCTCGATGGCTTTGAAGCAACTTGCAACGATTTCCACCCCCGACTCGCGCACAATCCTCATCACGCCCTTTGATCGCAACATGATCGGGGCGATCGAAAAGGCCATCATGGCTGCAAACATTGGGCTGACGCCGAACAACGACGGAAAGGCAATTCGCCTGACCATTCCGCCGCTGACCGAGGAGCGGCGCAAGGAGCTCGTGAAGGTCGCGCGCAAAATGGCAGAGGACGGACGCGTGGCGGTGCGCAACATTCGTCGCCACGCGAACGAGGAAATCAAAAAGACCGAAAAAATGCACGAAATCACCGAGGACGACCGCAAGCGCGCCATTGATAAGGTTCAGGAAATGACCGACAAGTTCATCGGTGAGATCGACGAACTGCTTGCCCGCAAAGAAAAAGAAATCATGGAGATTTAA